The sequence below is a genomic window from Cryobacterium arcticum.
TATAGAGGCGAGAAGCTAAGTAAGCTCTTGCCCTGGAAATCGTGGTGGCGTCGCTGCTGTCAGGAGCGCCGACGAAAGCGTACACATGTGTTCCCAAACCCCATTCATACCCTCCAGCTGTGACGCGGGCTGTTTCAGGAGCTTGTCAATGTTCGCCTTGGCGAGCGATTTGTTACTTAGATTTCCATGCCCCTTGACCGCGTCCGTATCCTTGGCCCATTGCACCGGGATAAAGGCGCCGTCGATTGCACGAAGCACTGCCGGACCGAACATGAACTCTATGGATGCAGCGCGGCCATTCACATTCGCGGAGATACCCTCCTGCGTCGGGTAGTCCTCCGCATACGGAACGTCTGGCAACATGATAAATCTGATGTTGTTTGGCAGGCGAGATCGCTCTAGATCTTTCATTGCCTTGGCACCCGCACCGTCGTTGTCCAACACACCAATGACCCGGTTCATCACACCAACGGCGGCCAGGCTGCGGAGAGTGCGCACGACTTGGTCAGTTCCACCCTCATACTTCGTCTCGAAGTCAAGGAAGCGGAAGTAGCCAGTCAGGTCCGGGTATACGTGTGCGAGAGTCTTGCTGATATAGCGGGCGTCGGATTTCCCCTCTGTTACGACGATAATGGGCCCATTTCCCGACGTGAGCTCTGCCAACTTCGCCCACGCTCCGCTCGTTATATCTTCCGCCTCCGTGAAGTAGTCAGCCATGAAGAGCTCGTGAAGGTCTAGTTCGACGGGAGTGCCAGGATCGACGTGTTCGAGCTGAAGGGCCAATACCGGTAGGAGGACGTCCTTGTCTTCGTACAGCCACGGCTCCAGACATTGCAGGCAAGCGAGTCGGTCCCATGCGATGTCTGAGGGCTGAACGCCGTCCTGGCGAAGCTCTTGAAGCGCCTCCAGTCCCACGGTGAGTACGTAGTCGGCCGAAACGAGGCGACAAGGCTCGGAACTCTCCTTTTGAGGACTGAGCTCCACCTCGTCGCTGCCATCGTTGATTAAGCGGATCAGCGCAACGAGTTCGCTTCTGCACGCTGCTGGGTGGTACCCCGAGAGGTTAAGTCGCGAGGTGATCACGCCTGCGGGCGCGGCGTAAACGAAAGGGCTGTCGATATAGGTGCCATTCGGTCCGAAGTCTCCGCGCTCCGCAAGGAATATGTCCTCGAGGTCGGCGACCTCTTGTGAATCGCTGGAGATACGTAGGGCGTCTACCCACTTTCGGTTCACTTTGCGGTCGCTCTCTCGGAAAAGAGTTAGGAGTCTGAGTGGCAGATCGTTTTTGCCCCATGTAAGCATCCGACCGCCCGCCATCAGCCTGTATGAGTCACCCATCAATAGCCACTTTCCCTCGATCGCGCGATCCAATGGCCAAGCGGCCGCACTTCAGCAAGAGCCGCGATCCCAGCGGTCACTCAGATTCAGAGCAAGTTCTACTCGTGCCATAGAAGCGACGCTATCGGGTTACCACGACGGTCGCCCACACACCGTCTGCCGGCGGGCAAAAGTCGCTTGTGAGCAACCTGACTCGTCGGGCGTTTCGCCGAACCTTGAGGCGTGCCTTGCCCCAACGGTAGATGACGGGTCACCGGCGATGCCGTCTTGGCAGCGTCTGTCGTGCGCCCTAGTGAGCGTGTGCCTGACTTACCGGGAAGCTAGTCGTATCGGGCGACAGCTAAGGTCGCGCACGGGCAAGCGGACGCGATCGTCACCGCGCCGTTCACTCTGGGGCGCTGAGAGCGCGCAGTGGCGCTTCGACCTCGAGTGGCGGGTTACTCCGCGGCTGGCACCAGAGCAGCCGCGATCAGGCCGCGGATGTAGTCGTAGTCGGGATCCGTCGGGTCGACGCCGTTGTCCGGGACGAGCTCCACGGTGGCCATCGGTAGGGCCTTCGTTTTCCCGGCCAGGTTGGTGAAATAGCCCAACGCACCCTGCGGGATGTCGGTCTTGACCACCTGCTGGCCGGCCGCGGCGATCCCCTGGAATTTTGTGAGCACGTTCGCCGGCGTGAACTGCGTGAGGATCGCCTGCTGCAGGACGCGCTGGCGGGCCATGCGGTCATAGTCATCCGTTGTGTGGCGTGACCTGCCGTACCAGAGCGCGGTGAACCCGTCCATGTGCTGCTGACCCGCCTCCACCCAGCCTTCGACGTCACTGAGGTCCTCGAACCGACCACCGATCGGCAGCCGCTCGGCCACGTTGATGTCGACGCCCCCAAGCGCGTCGATGAGGTCAGAGAATCCCTGCATGTCGATCAGCGCGTAGTACTGAATTGTGAGACCGGTGATGCCCCTGGCGGCGTCGCGCATGCCCTCGATGCCGGGTTCACTTCCCTCTGCCACAGCGTCCGGATACATCTCCGGGCTCTTCTGGTCCACCTCGGTGTAGATCGAGTTGAGCATGCAGGCGTCCACGTCACAGCGGTCCTCGTACCCGTAGCCGTCCGGGTAGGCCGCGTGTAGCGGTGAGTCCTCAGGGAAGGGGATCAGGTCGAGATCTCGAGGCAGTCCGATGATGACCGCTTGTCCGGTGTCGGCGTCGATGCTGACCACCGACATGCTGTCCGGGCGCATCCCCGCTCGATCGGAGCCGGAGTCTCCGCCCATGACCAGGATGTTGTAGCGCCCGTCGGCCGGCGGCTCAGACGGCGCGGTGATGAACATCGTCGAGAGGACCCCGCTGGCTGTGGTGGCCACGTAGGCACCGTATCCAGACGTGCCAGCGAGGGCGACCATGACCACGGTGGCCAGTCCTGCAATGTGTGGACGCGCGTTGGGCCGGATCCGCACCAGGCGCGACAGACGCAGCGTGTCAAAGGTCAGAGTCACCCACAGCAGGCTGTAGAAGACCAGCACGGCGGCGAGGGCCCAAAGGCCGATCGAGTTCGTAAACACGGAGAGCACGAGCTCAGGGTTGACCTTGTACATGACGCCGGCTGCCGCCAGCAGCAGAAGGAAAGCGACAGACGCACGCAGGCCGAACCGTCCGAGGCCGCGGCTGCCAGCGAGCACCTGGGCGGAGCCGGGCAGGAGGATGTTGAGCACCACGAGCCACCAGGCTCGCTTCGTCATGAGTGGACGAGAGCCCTGGTCCGGATAGCGGATCGGACTTGAAGCCCCCGTTGAGAACACGTGTCCCCTTCTCACTCGCAATTCAGCCGGCTAGACCAATGCGGCAGGAGTCGTCCACGGTCATGACGCACCTATCTGGCACCGACCGCCCCAAGGACCACCCTGCGAGCACTGAGCCCACACATTACGCGTGGCTTGGCAAGCAACCCGCTCGATGTCTCCTGGGGAGCGGGCGTATTTGCCTAGATCACTCCAGAACTGGGGGTAGCACGCAGCCCGTTAGCCGAAAGCGAGCATACAGAACCGCCTCTGGAAAATATCGATGCGATTCGAGCGAGCCGCCCCGTGCTCGCAAGGTATTCGTAGCGTCCAAGCTAATTGAGGAGGAGAGGCAGACGCCGTCACTCGCGCGGCCCTACCTGCACTGGATATTCTCATGAGAACCGCTCGGCGACAGAAAAGAAGTGCTGTAGATGACCTTTGAAGTACGAGACAACCGTTCGTCGTCCGCACGCAATCCCCTCGATTCCACCGCGGACGATCATGGATTAACAGCGCTGCGGCTCGTGATCGGCCTGATCCCGCTCGGAAGTCTGGCCACAGAGCTTGTTCCGTCGGCGGGAGACCGGCAAACTAAGCGGGCGATTCGGACCCTACAAACGCTGGTGCAGGATCTACAACTTCGACTCGACCTCGATACGTGGAGTCCAACGCCGACGGAAGAAGACCTCGATGCAGCGTTCGTGCGCTCTTTGCGGGCCGCTCAAGAGACTGCTGAAGAGGAAAAGCGTGAGTTCATCTGGCACGGCTTGATCAATGGCTGGGTACGCACCCACGGCAATACGGACCGGGACCGATTCCAACGAATTGTCGCGAAGTACGATCTAGAGCACTTCCAATTGCTTCGACAGATGCGATCCCTCGTGAAGGACGATATCCACTGGTTTTCATTTGAATCAGGAAGCGAGTCGCTCGTGGATTGCCTAGATCGCAAGCGCGACGCCCTTCTTCCATATCTACAGGAGTTCGCCGCCGACGGGCTGGTAATGATCTACGACCAACCCGACATCAGGCAGAGGGGCGGCGAGCCGTCGGTCTCGACTCGCAAGAATGTCTTGTGGAAACAGGACTCGGACGACCTCCTGAACTTCGTAATGGATCCTAGAAACGTTCAGAACGCCACATCCGCGCCGGACGCACAGAGCGAATAACCATCCCGCCTGAACAGCCGGTGCCAGCGAGAAGTCAAGGGGGCAGCCATGGCCATCACAGCTAGCGATACCCGCCGCAGTCTTGCCGGTCTGATCGAGCGCGTGAACCTCGACCGCGTGGAGATCGAGATCGTCTCCCGGCGAGGGTCAGCCGTGCTCATGACCAAGGACGAGTACGACTCCCTAACGGAAACGGGTTATCTCCTCAGCTCGCCAACGAACGCGGAGCGGTGGCTGTCCGCGTTTACAGCAGCCCGCGAAGGCGGAGCGACCACGACTCAACTGTATCGCCGTATCGTGTTTCATGGCGTGTCCTCTAGCGGGTCGATCGCAGTGTGGATGCCGTGCAATGAGCAGGTGAAAGCCACGTGAATGACTTGGGTGATCGGGAACGGCTCAGGCTGACAATCCGCAACACACTCGGGGCATCTACGGTAGGGCTCGTTTACGGCACGAAGCTCGCCCCCGTCGCTGTCGATCACAAGCCTCCTGATGCGTCCCAATGCTGAGACGAAATCGAACATACCCTTCAGGAATCTAGAACGGCCCCTATAGCGGTGGGTCCCACCCTCGCAAGCTTCTGCGCGGGGACTAGCGCAAGGCCCCGGGGATTGGATGTCTCCATAGTTAATGTCCGCCACTTCAATTTGCGGTTCAGGACAGCTCAACCGAGCTTGCGGTCTAGCTGGTGTAGCGGGGTAACGAGTCGGGGCTGAACACGGTGAGCGTCTTCCGTGCGCGACTCAATGCGACATAGAGATTCCGACTGCTCGTAAGGAGTCCCGCGTTTGCAATGATTACGTGGTCGTATTCGAGTCCTTTCACAAGCAGTGTGCGAGAGACGACTCTGTGCGAAGGATGTCGCCCGGTTCGACGAAGAGCATCACGGATATTGCTCAACGCGCCCACGGCTGTCACATCGCCACTAGACGCGGTGTCGATCGCCTTTCGGACCTCGTTCCAGGCTTCGCGCTTGAACAGCCGTATGGCTCTGACAGCGCCGATTGTCCGCATGGCGCGGGTGACTGATTCGTACGTTGGCGCTTCCATGACGGCGTCGAGTGCGCCCTGAACGCTTGCGAGCCCCGGCCGAGAAAGATGCCCAATGGTCGCACCCCGGCTCAGCTTGTCTGTAATAGCCCGATCGAGTCCTCCAAGTCCCGAAAAACACTGCTTGGCGAATCTTGCCAACAAGGCGGCATAGTTAGCCGGTTCGGCCGCGTCTAGTCGCGTCAAGAACGACACCATAAAATTCCCTTGGATGTCTTCCATGACCTCGTAGACCCCATTCAGCTTGCTCGCCAACTGATTGGCATCCGCGGCCCACTGGCCGAGCACCAGGACCGACTCGCCGTCTGGATGCTTGGCGAAAGCAGAGCTGGCGAGCTTGCGTGGGTCGAGAAGGTTCCAAGAGAATCCGGGAAAATCTACCGCAGCTAGATTGATGGGCTCATTGGCCAGGAGGGCCGGGCGGATGTCAAGCAACCACTGCCCGAGCGCTTTGTTGTGGCCAGCCCATCGGCGAGGAGTATGCGCTTGTGGATATCGCGGGAAACTCTCAAAAACCTGGGCATCCCAATCGACAAGCACTTGTCCGCTGAAGTCAAAAATGCCCTGAAGTCGATCTCCGAGTACACACGTCTTCGGTATGGCAGCAACGATTGCGAGCACAAACTCATGCTGATCGAGATCACAATCTTGATACTCATCGACGATGAAGTACTCGAAGCTCGCGGCGTGAACGTCTGTCAGCGCCTGAGCATTCACAACCTTCATGGCGCCAGCGACGTACTCGGACGAGCTAGACCAATCAGGGTTTTCCGGCACAACAATGCCGGCTATCCCTGGATAGCTGCGCACAAGATCAAAGGCCCAACCTGTGATGGTGTCGACGTGCACGTTTCGAGACGCGACACCGAATGCTTTGAGGCGCGTTCGAATTGCGCCCACACCTGCGTGCGTGTGCGTAAGAATTAACACACGGTCGTCTGTTTCATCCGCGAGAGCGGCAAGCGCTGCTACGAGATGGGTCTTTCCCGTGCCGGCGGGCATTTCGAGCGCAACGGGAAGACTCGACAGAATGGCGAACGCGTTCTCGCGGAGTTCGATATCCACTAGCTCTGCACCGGCACCGTCGCAGCCTCAGCCCCTCGTTCGGCAGCACGTGCCGCTTGAGGATATATGTGAGCTTTCACGGCGAGGAGCGTCTGGCCGAACGGTGTCTGTCTGAGTTCCCCGGCGTACCTGTTGATAAAAACCCCCAAGGTGCGACCCGCTCCCACGCTCTTGAACCACTTGCTCTTCAGCGCTGTGTTCGCGATCAGCGCGCGTGCCGATTCGAGAGTGAAACCATCAACGCTGATCCAAGACTCGACATCCAAGCCTGAAATTCTCAGCCCTTTGTTGCCCGCATTGAGTAGGTCGGACCTCACTGTGGCTTCGTCGACCCGCACTTCGACCGCTACCGCTAACAGTTTGGTGAGCAAGGGAGCCCCCATAGCGTCGACCATTTCGTTCTCAGTTGCGTTGCCTTTTCGCCAACGAAGAACAGCGGCCCCCGCTTCCGACGCCTTGGTGGCGGCAGCGTCGATCGTGCGTTCGTCGTTGTCGATGAAGAGCACGACATCGTACCCCAACTTCGCAAGAACGGCTGCGCGGTATGGTGCGACAGATCCATTGCCGTTTGCGACAGCGACTCCGTTAGCCGCGCTCGTAGCTCCGTCTGTCGTAGCTGCGTGTGTGTCCCAGCATTCAAGCAAGCTAAGCAACAGTCCGAACTCGGTCTTGCCTT
It includes:
- a CDS encoding type II toxin-antitoxin system Phd/YefM family antitoxin translates to MAITASDTRRSLAGLIERVNLDRVEIEIVSRRGSAVLMTKDEYDSLTETGYLLSSPTNAERWLSAFTAAREGGATTTQLYRRIVFHGVSSSGSIAVWMPCNEQVKAT
- a CDS encoding UvrD-helicase domain-containing protein, which encodes MDIELRENAFAILSSLPVALEMPAGTGKTHLVAALAALADETDDRVLILTHTHAGVGAIRTRLKAFGVASRNVHVDTITGWAFDLVRSYPGIAGIVVPENPDWSSSSEYVAGAMKVVNAQALTDVHAASFEYFIVDEYQDCDLDQHEFVLAIVAAIPKTCVLGDRLQGIFDFSGQVLVDWDAQVFESFPRYPQAHTPRRWAGHNKALGQWLLDIRPALLANEPINLAAVDFPGFSWNLLDPRKLASSAFAKHPDGESVLVLGQWAADANQLASKLNGVYEVMEDIQGNFMVSFLTRLDAAEPANYAALLARFAKQCFSGLGGLDRAITDKLSRGATIGHLSRPGLASVQGALDAVMEAPTYESVTRAMRTIGAVRAIRLFKREAWNEVRKAIDTASSGDVTAVGALSNIRDALRRTGRHPSHRVVSRTLLVKGLEYDHVIIANAGLLTSSRNLYVALSRARKTLTVFSPDSLPRYTS
- a CDS encoding LCP family protein, which gives rise to MTKRAWWLVVLNILLPGSAQVLAGSRGLGRFGLRASVAFLLLLAAAGVMYKVNPELVLSVFTNSIGLWALAAVLVFYSLLWVTLTFDTLRLSRLVRIRPNARPHIAGLATVVMVALAGTSGYGAYVATTASGVLSTMFITAPSEPPADGRYNILVMGGDSGSDRAGMRPDSMSVVSIDADTGQAVIIGLPRDLDLIPFPEDSPLHAAYPDGYGYEDRCDVDACMLNSIYTEVDQKSPEMYPDAVAEGSEPGIEGMRDAARGITGLTIQYYALIDMQGFSDLIDALGGVDINVAERLPIGGRFEDLSDVEGWVEAGQQHMDGFTALWYGRSRHTTDDYDRMARQRVLQQAILTQFTPANVLTKFQGIAAAGQQVVKTDIPQGALGYFTNLAGKTKALPMATVELVPDNGVDPTDPDYDYIRGLIAAALVPAAE